One genomic region from Xyrauchen texanus isolate HMW12.3.18 chromosome 4, RBS_HiC_50CHRs, whole genome shotgun sequence encodes:
- the cenpv gene encoding centromere protein V — translation MACVTKEEEREHNDGLVKHTGGCHCGAVRFEVWSAPDLHVFNCNCSICTKKQNRHFIVSKSQFTLLQGSDNITTYTFNTHMAKHTFCKICGVQSFYTPRSNPDGFGVAPHCLDPGTVRSVTVEEFCGQNWEESMKKHHTIRSMSKPTRDT, via the exons ATGGCGTGCGTAACTAAAGAAGAAGAAAG GGAACACAACGATGGTCTTGTGAAACACACCGGAGGTTGCCACTGCGGTGCGGTGCGTTTTGAGGTGTGGAGCGCCCCAGATTTACACGTGTTTAATTGCAA TTGTAGCATTTGCACAAAGAAACAAAATCGTCACTTCATTGTATCAAAATCCCAGTTCACCTTGCTGCAG GGATCAGACAACATAACCACATACACCTTTAACACACACATGGCCAAGCACACATTCTGCAAGATCTGCGGTGTCCAAAGTTTTTACACTCCACGTTCAAACCCTGATGGATTTG GTGTGGCACCCCATTGTTTGGACCCTGGTACAGTGAGAAGTGTAACTGTGGAGGAGTTCTGTGGACAGAACTGGGAGGAAAGTATGAAGAAACATCACACTATTAGAAGTATGTCAAAACCAACAAGGGACACATAA